CAGGAGAGCAAGTCCCGCACGCAGGACCTCGCGAACCGGGCGGCCTTCTACCTCGTGGTGATCGCTCTGTCCGTCGGCGCACTGACGTTTATCGCCTGGATGTTCCTTCTCCGGGATCCTGGATATGCCGTCGAACGGGCGGCGACGGTGATGGTGATCGCCTGCCCCCATGCGCTCGGCCTCGCCGTCCCCCTGGTGGTCGCGGTCTCGACCGCCCTCGCTGCGCAGGCAGGGTTCCTGATCCGCGAGCGGCAGGCGTTCGAGCGGGCCCGGGAGATCACGGCCGTCCTCTTCGACAAGACCGGCACCCTGACCGAGGGTCGGTTCGGGGTGACGGATATCCTGGCGTTCGGCGACCTGGACGGGAACGAGGTGCTGCGGCTGGCAGCATCCCTCGAGGCGCGGTCCGGGCACCCGATCGCGCAGGGCATCCTGCGGGCCTCCGTCGAGAGAGGGCTGGAGCTGGCAGTTCCGGAGGGGTTCCGGGCGATCCCCGGTAAAGGGGTCGAGGCATACGCTGCCGGGCGGCATCTGAGGGTCGTGAGCCCGGGCTACCTTGAAGAGGAGAAGATCGCGGTCACGGACGAGCGGGTGGAGCGGCTGCAGCGGCAGGGCAAGACGGTCGTCTTCCTGCTCGGGGATGGCAGCCTGCTCGGGGCTCTCGCACTCGCCGACATCATCCGCCGTGAGTCCCGGGAGGCGATCGCGAGGCTGAAAGAGATGGGGATCCAGTGCATGATGCTGACCGGCGATAACCGCCACGTTGCGGAATGGGTGGCCGGCGAGCTGGGGCTGGACCTGTTCTTCGCCGAGGTGCTGCCGCACGAGAAGGCGGAGAAGATCCGCGAGGTGCAGGAGGACCACGTGGTGGCGATGGTCGGCGACGGTATCAACGACGCCCCGGCGCTCGTCCAGGCGGACGTGGGGATCGCGATCGGGGCCGGCACCGATGTCGCTGTCGAGAGCGCGGATATCGTGCTGGTGCGAAACGACCCCCGCGACGCCGTGGCGATCATCGATCTCTCGAAGCGGACCTATGCCAAGATGGCGCAGAACCTCTTCTGGGCGACGGGATACAATACCATCGCCATCCCGCTCGCGGCCGGGGTGGCGAGCGGATACGGGATCGTCCTCACGCCGGCGGTCGGGGCGATCCTGATGAGCGCGAGCACTGTTCTCGTGGCGATCAACGCAAGGCTGCTGCATCGGTAGCCCTGCACTAGGGACGTCGTGGCTCGAAGGATGCACCCGATAGTAAGAATTATGTCCGATATGCTTGAGAGCGATAAAAGAGGGGGTATCCATCGCAGAGAGCAGCTAGGGAGTACTCCTTTCAGACGTCCGGATGCTGGCAGAGGGATCCAGAGAAGTTCCTCAAAGAAGAAGGCTCGATCGAGGGCACGCACTTTGGTGTGACGAAACGACAATAAGTCAGGGTTGACATGGAGGATCCACCGGCATGATCACCAGGATGAATACCATGATCTATGAATCAGATCCTCTCCGCAGGTTCCGCTGCTCGTCCGGTAAAATTCTGTAAAACCATCGCCACAGCCTGCATACGGCTACTAAGGGTGTCGAATCGTTCCCGTCGACAGCCCCGTAGCACTTTTACAAAGAACCATCCCGGGCGAAACCACAGGTTGTTCGAACCGCAGATACGGCCAGGCTCGGGGATCAGGAATACCTTTATATAGGTTCATCTGCAACGTATAAATCACAATTGTGAATCTCGATTGTGAACTGCCGGGGTGGCAGAGCGGCTGATGCGTCTGACTGCAGATCAGATCCCCGTGAGTTCAACTCTCACCCCTGGCTCTCGAGGCCCTGCATGAATACGCGCGTCCAGAAACTGTTCGAGGCGGAGTTTATCCTCGAGGATATCCGCGAGATCTTCCGCCAGTCCACGCCCGACGGGCTTACACCGGATCAGGAGTGCGAGTTCTCCCGTCTTTTGGCCGATCTCAAAGGAGCCGTCGCAGATCTGGAGAGCGGGCAGGGGAAGCCGAAACCCCCGAAAATTGCAGACGGCATCGACATCCGCACACGCGAGGAGGGGTCCATCAACATCCACCCGATCCAGCGGGGAGGACGCCTCACGGCGGCGGCACGGAAGGCGGTGATCGCGTACGGGGATG
The genomic region above belongs to Methanomicrobiales archaeon and contains:
- a CDS encoding copper-translocating P-type ATPase → MERDPARRHAHGPHAPTEGAGQQFRTQPIEGVRQEPPKTHGADGGHRHALADYKRRFVVSLVLTIPILVLSPTIQMLFGFKADVPYADYIVLALASVVYTYGGYPFLRGIVDELKARLPGMMTLIAVAITVAYVYSAAVVFGVPGEGFFWELATLIDIMLLGHWIEMRSVLGASRALEELVRILPQEAHRLTDGATEDVRIEVLAVHDRVLVKPGEKIPVDGVVIDGESSVNEAMLTGESRPVAKRAGAAVIGGSINGEGSLVVEVRKVGADTYLNQVIELVRRAQESKSRTQDLANRAAFYLVVIALSVGALTFIAWMFLLRDPGYAVERAATVMVIACPHALGLAVPLVVAVSTALAAQAGFLIRERQAFERAREITAVLFDKTGTLTEGRFGVTDILAFGDLDGNEVLRLAASLEARSGHPIAQGILRASVERGLELAVPEGFRAIPGKGVEAYAAGRHLRVVSPGYLEEEKIAVTDERVERLQRQGKTVVFLLGDGSLLGALALADIIRRESREAIARLKEMGIQCMMLTGDNRHVAEWVAGELGLDLFFAEVLPHEKAEKIREVQEDHVVAMVGDGINDAPALVQADVGIAIGAGTDVAVESADIVLVRNDPRDAVAIIDLSKRTYAKMAQNLFWATGYNTIAIPLAAGVASGYGIVLTPAVGAILMSASTVLVAINARLLHR